The following proteins come from a genomic window of Ornithinimicrobium cryptoxanthini:
- a CDS encoding Stealth CR1 domain-containing protein, which translates to MTSSIASAAPERPALRRLLPADQLALTDSSDDLEITTHRAHFVIARRQADVTRWRLAARTATTVADSLASAGVPFFAMHLPYTRSARWGVRRDDLATVFDAIGRRLGGEGFYYHAREIGLPRPVTEAPTADELDSLRDISVFQYVRCTTTGKLYGAPDGCRIAVWDDHESRATLIAPDRQSIVQEIDRSDPPSLTTRARWDGWLEPSVDGSAADASAIEFPVDAVYLWVDDSDPQWRAKRAATRRRLGLADLPEGSDAHYFRDRGELRASMRSLEAYAPWIRHIYLVTDDQTPDWLDTQHGRVTVVDHREIFSDSEALPSFSSHAIGSQVHRIPGLSDRYLILNDDVMFTAPVTPYDFFTGDGQLRVFFSRSRRPDISRDHQNPLERARSNSAELIHRDFGRRASEVFAHVPIPQRKDVATEVAERYASEIAVTVGSPFRSETDVESNSWLHLYTALFTGRGVRSAIRYAYFNIGDPSVRERLLRKGHPGNVSVICLNDVPPPSGEDDADPGWLPAWLADAFPIPAPFEIPATPTGDRPS; encoded by the coding sequence GTGACGAGCTCGATCGCCTCGGCCGCCCCGGAGCGGCCCGCTCTTCGCCGCCTGCTCCCGGCCGATCAGCTGGCGCTGACCGACTCCAGCGACGACCTTGAGATCACCACGCACCGGGCGCACTTCGTCATCGCGCGCCGCCAGGCGGACGTCACCAGGTGGCGGCTCGCCGCGCGGACCGCCACGACGGTCGCCGACTCGCTCGCCAGCGCCGGGGTGCCGTTCTTCGCCATGCACCTGCCCTACACGCGCAGCGCGAGGTGGGGCGTGCGGCGCGACGACCTGGCCACCGTGTTCGACGCCATCGGACGGCGCCTCGGTGGGGAGGGGTTCTACTACCACGCCCGCGAGATCGGCCTGCCGCGTCCGGTGACTGAGGCCCCTACCGCCGATGAGCTCGATTCCCTCCGGGACATCTCCGTCTTCCAATACGTCCGCTGCACGACGACAGGGAAGCTCTACGGTGCTCCGGACGGCTGCCGCATCGCGGTCTGGGACGACCATGAGAGTCGGGCGACGCTGATAGCACCCGACCGCCAGAGCATCGTGCAGGAGATCGACCGCAGCGATCCACCTTCCCTGACGACCCGGGCCCGGTGGGACGGCTGGCTGGAACCCAGCGTCGACGGATCCGCAGCGGACGCCTCGGCCATCGAGTTCCCCGTTGATGCTGTCTACCTCTGGGTGGACGACTCCGACCCGCAGTGGCGGGCGAAACGGGCCGCCACCCGCCGTCGGCTCGGGCTGGCAGACCTGCCGGAGGGGAGCGACGCCCACTACTTCCGCGACCGTGGTGAGCTGCGGGCCTCGATGCGTTCCCTCGAGGCCTACGCGCCCTGGATCCGCCACATCTACCTGGTCACGGACGACCAGACTCCTGACTGGCTGGACACCCAGCACGGCCGTGTGACCGTGGTGGACCACCGGGAGATCTTCTCCGACAGCGAGGCGCTACCCAGTTTCAGCTCCCATGCGATCGGCTCCCAGGTCCACCGCATCCCGGGCCTGTCGGACAGATACCTCATCCTGAACGACGACGTCATGTTCACCGCTCCCGTGACGCCGTATGACTTCTTCACCGGAGACGGGCAGCTCAGGGTCTTCTTCTCCCGGTCCCGCCGCCCCGACATCTCACGTGACCACCAGAACCCGCTGGAGCGCGCCCGCTCGAACTCGGCGGAGCTCATCCACCGCGACTTCGGCCGCCGCGCCTCCGAGGTGTTCGCCCACGTCCCGATCCCACAGCGCAAGGACGTCGCGACCGAGGTGGCGGAGCGCTATGCCAGCGAGATCGCGGTCACCGTGGGCAGTCCCTTCCGGTCAGAGACGGACGTCGAGTCCAACTCCTGGCTGCACCTCTACACCGCACTCTTCACCGGACGCGGCGTGCGCTCGGCGATCCGCTACGCCTACTTCAACATCGGAGACCCGAGCGTCCGGGAACGCTTGCTCCGCAAGGGCCATCCCGGCAACGTCAGCGTCATCTGCCTCAACGACGTCCCGCCACCCAGCGGGGAGGACGACGCGGATCCCGGGTGGCTCCCCGCCTGGCTGGCCGACGCGTTCCCCATCCCTGCGCCGTTCGAGATTCCCGCAACACCGACCGGAGATCGGCCCTCCTGA
- a CDS encoding CDP-glycerol glycerophosphotransferase family protein, giving the protein MPDDACLVLLVGPDTSILPRWLHRLRARSDRPRLIVAYPADLAQQVTAACEEFPDVHRLRLADAGDPGATLAAIVAAVPTAYFTVTALEHDPPDLLDERASALVTARRPAAAVTSQLPVPVLLWHRTTPVQLVTAYIDHVLAELADPPAAVSDYLGSLALQAAMVTVEWLDPQPGAVDIALRINLAGHRFASRPPWQFRVAVTEPPHAGEVTGSDPVGLVERIDASGTRRWEWLVARVPLSGVPTGDYRVELSLSSRDESHRVTRIARPSNGSLANARTVRLAAPSAGARAVRYYLHAPDHGRETRLWIGHGSGPVAELVWGVRITAADLGYILGGAGGRRMRALRLLKLVTAPIFLGREVWLLGERADEAQDNGMHLFRYLRAHRSPRRHVYYVLSRTSPHYSELRRLGNVVPHSSRRHQLLMLHATVVANAHSTHHMIPRHWKRKAFLRRLAWRIGALQVFLQHGVHLSPEAVKRGTTGYDVILTSARGETRALRAASGYDAQIEEVGMPRFDSLTPTPPSRTILMMPTWRRYLWSHARGQSRPDQDQFAGSTYERFMTDLLTSARLQTMLEAFDYRLVLVPHHNVAEHLTDAATAGDRITVVAATGMALQDMVRRCDVFITDHSSVHFDAAYVGTPVIYARFDREEFESRHAAPSWFDFERDGFGPVVTTVDGTLDELDALLARGCTPDPLFARRAATVFTHHDQGNSRRVVATIERRLRTIRATRGGASR; this is encoded by the coding sequence GTGCCCGACGATGCGTGCCTTGTGCTGCTCGTGGGCCCCGACACTTCCATCCTTCCCCGGTGGCTGCACCGTCTTCGCGCGCGGAGCGATCGCCCACGACTGATCGTCGCCTACCCGGCCGACCTGGCGCAGCAGGTGACGGCGGCCTGCGAGGAGTTCCCGGACGTGCACCGACTCCGGCTTGCCGATGCTGGCGACCCCGGGGCCACGCTGGCCGCGATCGTCGCCGCCGTCCCCACCGCATACTTCACCGTCACAGCCCTGGAACATGACCCGCCCGACCTTCTCGACGAGCGTGCGTCGGCACTGGTCACCGCACGGCGCCCCGCCGCGGCCGTCACCTCCCAGCTGCCGGTTCCGGTGCTGCTGTGGCATCGCACCACCCCGGTCCAGCTGGTGACCGCCTACATCGACCACGTCCTGGCTGAGCTCGCGGATCCGCCCGCCGCAGTGTCGGACTACCTCGGCTCGCTGGCACTGCAGGCGGCCATGGTCACGGTCGAGTGGCTTGACCCGCAGCCAGGTGCCGTCGACATCGCGTTGCGGATCAACCTCGCCGGACACCGCTTCGCCAGCCGGCCGCCCTGGCAGTTCCGGGTGGCGGTGACCGAGCCGCCGCACGCGGGGGAGGTCACCGGTTCGGACCCGGTCGGGCTCGTGGAGCGCATCGACGCCTCGGGGACCAGGCGCTGGGAGTGGCTCGTCGCCAGGGTGCCACTGAGCGGTGTCCCCACCGGCGACTACCGGGTGGAGCTCTCCCTCAGCTCCCGGGACGAGTCGCACCGGGTGACCCGGATCGCCCGGCCTAGCAACGGATCGCTCGCCAACGCCCGCACCGTGCGACTGGCGGCTCCCTCCGCGGGCGCCCGCGCCGTGCGCTACTACCTGCACGCGCCGGACCACGGGCGCGAGACCCGGTTGTGGATCGGCCACGGCAGCGGACCCGTCGCGGAACTGGTGTGGGGGGTGCGGATCACGGCTGCCGACCTCGGCTACATCCTGGGTGGTGCGGGTGGACGACGGATGCGCGCCCTGCGCCTCCTCAAGCTCGTCACCGCACCCATCTTCCTCGGCCGCGAGGTCTGGCTGCTGGGCGAGCGCGCGGACGAGGCCCAGGACAACGGCATGCACCTGTTCCGCTACCTGCGCGCGCACCGCAGCCCCCGGCGGCACGTCTACTACGTGCTGTCCCGCACCAGTCCTCACTACTCCGAGCTGCGACGGCTGGGCAACGTGGTGCCGCACTCGTCGAGACGTCACCAGCTGCTCATGCTGCACGCGACGGTCGTCGCCAATGCGCACTCCACGCACCACATGATTCCCCGGCACTGGAAGCGCAAGGCGTTCCTGCGCCGGCTTGCCTGGCGCATCGGGGCCCTGCAGGTCTTCCTCCAGCACGGCGTGCATCTCAGTCCGGAGGCAGTCAAGCGTGGCACCACGGGATACGACGTCATTCTCACCAGCGCCCGCGGCGAGACCCGGGCGCTGCGCGCAGCCTCCGGCTACGACGCGCAGATCGAGGAGGTGGGCATGCCTCGGTTCGACAGCCTCACACCCACGCCGCCCAGCCGCACCATCCTGATGATGCCGACCTGGCGGCGCTACCTCTGGTCCCACGCCCGCGGACAGAGCCGCCCGGACCAGGACCAGTTCGCCGGTTCCACCTACGAACGGTTCATGACGGACCTGCTGACCAGCGCCCGCCTGCAGACCATGCTGGAAGCCTTTGACTACCGGCTGGTGCTCGTCCCTCACCACAACGTCGCCGAGCACCTCACGGACGCTGCGACGGCCGGTGACCGGATCACCGTCGTCGCGGCCACCGGCATGGCGTTGCAGGACATGGTGCGGCGCTGCGACGTCTTCATCACCGATCACTCCTCCGTCCACTTCGACGCCGCCTACGTCGGCACACCGGTGATCTACGCACGGTTCGACCGCGAGGAGTTCGAGAGTCGGCACGCGGCACCCTCGTGGTTCGACTTCGAGCGCGACGGCTTCGGCCCCGTGGTCACGACGGTGGACGGCACTCTCGACGAGCTCGACGCGCTCCTGGCCCGGGGATGCACCCCTGATCCACTGTTCGCCCGGCGGGCCGCCACAGTCTTCACCCACCACGACCAGGGGAACTCCCGGCGCGTCGTCGCCACCATCGAGCGGCGGCTGCGCACAATCAGGGCGACACGAGGAGGGGCATCAAGGTGA
- a CDS encoding response regulator transcription factor, producing the protein MSQSSPEDVPIRVFLVDDQELVRAGFRMVLDAQDDMTVVGEAGDGTAALAAIPQARPDVVLMDIRMPRMDGVEATRRLSAAGELPKVLVLTTFDLDDYAFAALKAGASGFLLKDAGPAELLTAIRAVHGGDAVVAPSTTRRMLDHVIPHLPSGAGGADAAKERLGPLTDREREVMMAVARGLSNTEIAAELFLAEATVKTHIGRILHKLGLRDRVHMVITAYETGLTG; encoded by the coding sequence GTGAGCCAGAGCAGTCCCGAAGACGTGCCCATCAGGGTGTTCCTCGTCGACGACCAGGAGCTGGTGCGAGCCGGCTTCCGGATGGTGCTCGACGCCCAGGACGACATGACGGTCGTCGGTGAGGCCGGTGACGGGACCGCCGCGCTGGCGGCCATCCCGCAGGCCCGGCCTGACGTGGTGCTCATGGACATCCGGATGCCGCGGATGGATGGGGTCGAGGCGACCCGGCGGCTGTCGGCGGCCGGCGAGCTGCCCAAGGTGCTGGTGCTGACCACTTTTGACCTGGATGACTACGCGTTTGCCGCGCTCAAGGCCGGGGCCTCCGGCTTCCTGCTCAAGGACGCCGGGCCGGCCGAGCTGCTGACCGCGATCCGGGCCGTCCACGGCGGGGACGCGGTCGTGGCGCCGAGCACGACCCGGCGCATGCTGGACCACGTCATCCCGCACCTGCCCAGCGGTGCCGGTGGCGCCGACGCGGCGAAGGAGCGGCTCGGACCGCTGACCGACCGGGAGCGTGAGGTCATGATGGCGGTAGCGCGTGGGCTGAGCAACACCGAGATCGCTGCCGAGCTGTTCCTCGCGGAGGCGACAGTCAAGACCCACATCGGGCGGATCCTGCACAAGCTCGGCCTGCGCGACCGGGTGCACATGGTGATCACCGCCTACGAGACCGGGCTGACGGGCTAG
- a CDS encoding sensor histidine kinase: MEFVRRVRAWMQRSPFQVDLVLAVLAWLIFPVFAGSSGTLGFLLTTAQVLPLAWRRTQPFLAALVIAAACLLQLIVMGTPMLSNVAVLAIVYAVAAYAEERWQSRAVLIAALVGGLLGGLDWVLADGLYAPAGSVLFQIVPIVLFMWMSVGVAWVLGDAVRRRRAVLARLREQNEALARDQAQRSALVAQGERAAIAREMHDIVAHSLSVVVVQADGGAYAARVALARGTGADPQVLERAAQTLETLAATAREALTDTRRLVGVLRDSDAAEFAPAHGVADVEDLVQRIRDSGVPVTLAVRGEVDHLPRDLDLAAYRVVQESLTNVLKHAGPRASVVVDVLRTPAVLLIRVTDDGQGLVVPGTGLDDDGFVARGTTGPSGNGIIGMRERVEVLGGTLHAGERPAGGFEVVASVPVERLPGSQTPGQQESTAPIPDAEVPTGSRRSHE, translated from the coding sequence ATGGAGTTCGTCAGGCGCGTCCGCGCGTGGATGCAGCGGTCGCCGTTCCAGGTGGACCTGGTCCTCGCCGTGCTCGCCTGGCTGATCTTCCCGGTGTTTGCCGGCAGCTCCGGGACCCTGGGGTTCCTGCTGACCACGGCGCAGGTGCTGCCACTGGCATGGCGACGGACCCAGCCTTTTCTCGCCGCGCTGGTGATCGCGGCCGCCTGTCTGCTGCAGCTGATCGTGATGGGCACCCCGATGTTGTCCAACGTCGCGGTGCTCGCCATCGTCTATGCGGTGGCCGCCTATGCCGAGGAGCGGTGGCAGTCCCGTGCCGTGCTCATCGCCGCTCTGGTGGGTGGGTTGCTCGGTGGGTTGGACTGGGTCCTCGCCGACGGCCTCTATGCCCCCGCGGGGAGCGTGCTCTTCCAGATCGTGCCGATCGTGCTGTTCATGTGGATGTCGGTGGGCGTCGCGTGGGTGCTCGGCGACGCGGTCCGGCGGCGGCGGGCGGTCCTGGCCCGGCTGCGCGAGCAGAACGAGGCGCTCGCCCGTGACCAGGCGCAACGCTCGGCTCTCGTCGCGCAGGGAGAGCGCGCGGCGATCGCGCGCGAGATGCACGACATCGTCGCGCACTCCCTGTCCGTCGTGGTCGTGCAGGCCGACGGAGGGGCGTATGCCGCGCGCGTGGCACTTGCCCGCGGCACCGGGGCAGACCCCCAGGTCCTCGAGCGCGCCGCGCAGACCCTGGAGACCCTGGCCGCCACGGCCCGCGAGGCGCTGACCGACACCCGGCGGCTGGTCGGGGTGCTGCGGGACAGCGACGCGGCCGAGTTCGCGCCGGCCCACGGGGTGGCCGATGTCGAGGACCTGGTGCAGCGGATCCGTGACTCCGGCGTGCCGGTCACCCTGGCCGTGCGCGGCGAGGTGGACCACCTGCCCCGTGACCTGGACCTGGCGGCCTACCGCGTCGTGCAGGAGTCGCTGACCAACGTGCTCAAGCACGCCGGGCCGCGAGCCAGCGTGGTCGTCGACGTGCTGCGCACCCCGGCGGTGCTGCTGATCCGGGTGACCGATGACGGCCAGGGTCTGGTGGTCCCCGGGACCGGTCTGGACGACGACGGCTTCGTCGCCCGCGGCACGACCGGCCCCTCCGGCAACGGGATCATCGGCATGCGGGAGCGCGTCGAGGTGCTCGGTGGCACGCTGCACGCGGGGGAGCGTCCGGCCGGCGGGTTCGAGGTGGTGGCGTCGGTGCCGGTGGAGCGGCTGCCGGGAAGTCAGACCCCCGGCCAGCAGGAGTCGACCGCCCCGATCCCGGACGCCGAGGTGCCGACCGGCAGTCGAAGGAGCCACGAGTGA
- a CDS encoding winged helix DNA-binding domain-containing protein — protein sequence MAKRRVTQVERRARLGRRHALAAQHRVGTPEAATAAMTVLHATEAPSVYLSVAARTEGVTVADVDRALYDDRSLVKQLAMRRTLFVFPRDLLPGAWGAPSARVADVERRKLVRNVVDDGRAADGQAWLDQVGEEVERLLAAEGALSARQVREALPALDGKVTVSATSPWGGPVPLAPRVLTLLGASGRITRGRNAGHWRVNRPAWTLMSSWLGAVPDPLSAREGYAELVGRWLRTFGPGTEADLVWWLGSTKTAVRLALADVDAVEVGLEGGSTGWLLPDDLEPEPELAPWAALLPTLDPTTMGWRDRDFYLDPSHTAYLFDSNGNGGTTIWWDGRIVGCWVQDPGGVVVPVLREDIGAEGAAAVAVEAERLTAWLGGEVIGSVYASAQMKQARLP from the coding sequence ATGGCGAAGCGACGGGTCACGCAGGTCGAGCGCCGGGCACGGCTCGGGCGGCGGCACGCGCTGGCTGCACAGCACCGGGTCGGCACGCCCGAGGCGGCGACGGCGGCGATGACCGTCCTGCACGCGACCGAGGCGCCATCGGTCTATCTGTCGGTCGCGGCGCGCACCGAGGGCGTCACGGTGGCCGACGTCGACCGCGCGCTCTATGACGACCGGTCGCTGGTCAAGCAGCTGGCCATGCGGCGCACGCTCTTTGTCTTCCCCCGCGACCTGCTGCCCGGCGCCTGGGGTGCACCGTCGGCACGGGTGGCCGACGTCGAGCGCCGCAAGCTCGTCCGCAACGTCGTCGACGACGGGCGCGCCGCAGATGGACAGGCGTGGCTCGACCAGGTCGGTGAGGAGGTCGAGCGGCTCCTGGCGGCCGAGGGCGCCCTCTCGGCACGGCAGGTCCGCGAGGCGCTGCCGGCGCTCGACGGAAAGGTCACGGTGTCTGCCACCTCCCCGTGGGGTGGGCCGGTGCCGCTGGCTCCGCGCGTGCTGACCCTGCTCGGCGCCTCCGGTCGCATCACGCGCGGGCGCAATGCGGGGCACTGGCGGGTCAACCGGCCGGCCTGGACCCTGATGAGCTCCTGGCTGGGTGCGGTGCCTGATCCGTTGTCCGCGCGAGAGGGATACGCCGAGCTGGTCGGTCGGTGGCTGCGCACCTTCGGGCCCGGCACCGAGGCGGACCTGGTGTGGTGGCTGGGGTCGACGAAGACGGCCGTGCGGCTGGCCCTGGCCGATGTGGACGCAGTGGAGGTGGGTCTTGAGGGGGGCAGCACCGGGTGGCTGCTCCCGGACGACCTGGAGCCCGAGCCCGAGCTCGCGCCCTGGGCGGCGCTGCTGCCCACCCTCGACCCGACCACGATGGGGTGGCGGGACCGGGACTTCTATCTCGACCCGAGCCACACGGCATACCTCTTCGACAGCAACGGCAACGGCGGCACGACCATCTGGTGGGACGGGCGGATCGTGGGGTGCTGGGTGCAGGATCCGGGCGGCGTCGTGGTGCCGGTCCTGCGCGAGGACATCGGCGCCGAGGGCGCGGCTGCGGTGGCGGTCGAGGCCGAGCGGCTGACCGCGTGGCTGGGCGGGGAGGTGATCGGCAGCGTCTATGCCTCGGCCCAGATGAAGCAGGCGCGCCTGCCCTGA
- the hutI gene encoding imidazolonepropionase, with protein sequence MAILITGISELITCDHTLDGADQNDGLGIVRDAAVVVGSTHEDAPTSVLWIGAASDAPEADWSFDLGGQAVLPGFVDSHSHLVYAGDRSAEFAARMMGQRYDGGGILTTVEATGFATDGELRALLTARIDEMHSQGTTTVEIKSGYGLDLEEEVRHLRLAREVTEETTFLGAHVVPPDYRDDRAGYVDLVAGPMMDAAAPYARWVDVFCEPHSPHAFDGEEARLILTAGADAGLGLRVHGNQLGPGPGVQLAVELGAASVDHCTFLSDTDIDALAGSPTVATLLPGVEFSTRSPYPDARRLIDAGVSVAIATDCNPGTCNSSSMPLMIALAVREMGMTPAEAVRAATVVAARSLQRTDIGVVQVGARADLAVVSAPSYLHIPYRVGVPIVKTLQV encoded by the coding sequence ATGGCCATCCTCATCACGGGCATCAGCGAGCTCATCACCTGCGACCACACCCTGGACGGCGCCGACCAGAACGACGGCCTGGGCATCGTGCGTGATGCCGCCGTCGTCGTGGGGTCCACCCATGAAGACGCGCCCACCTCCGTCCTGTGGATCGGTGCGGCCAGCGACGCCCCCGAGGCTGACTGGTCCTTCGACCTCGGCGGGCAGGCGGTGCTGCCCGGCTTTGTCGACAGCCACTCGCACCTGGTGTATGCCGGGGACCGGTCAGCCGAGTTCGCCGCCCGGATGATGGGGCAGAGATATGACGGCGGCGGGATCCTCACCACCGTCGAGGCCACCGGGTTCGCCACCGACGGGGAGCTGCGGGCGCTGCTCACCGCCCGGATCGACGAGATGCACTCGCAGGGCACCACGACCGTCGAGATCAAGAGCGGCTACGGGCTGGACCTTGAGGAAGAGGTCCGCCATCTGCGTCTGGCCCGCGAGGTCACCGAGGAGACCACCTTCCTCGGCGCCCACGTCGTGCCGCCGGACTACCGCGACGACCGCGCTGGCTATGTCGACCTGGTCGCCGGCCCGATGATGGACGCCGCCGCGCCCTATGCCCGGTGGGTGGACGTCTTCTGCGAGCCCCACAGCCCGCACGCCTTCGACGGCGAGGAGGCACGGCTCATCCTCACCGCGGGGGCGGACGCCGGGCTGGGGCTGCGCGTGCACGGCAACCAGCTCGGCCCCGGGCCGGGCGTGCAGCTCGCCGTCGAGCTCGGCGCCGCCAGCGTCGACCACTGCACCTTCCTGTCCGACACGGACATCGACGCCCTCGCAGGATCGCCGACGGTGGCCACGCTGCTGCCCGGCGTCGAGTTCTCGACTCGCTCGCCCTATCCCGATGCGCGCCGGCTCATCGACGCGGGCGTGTCGGTCGCGATCGCCACGGACTGCAACCCGGGCACCTGCAACTCCTCCTCGATGCCGCTGATGATCGCGCTCGCGGTGCGGGAGATGGGGATGACGCCGGCCGAGGCGGTGCGGGCCGCGACCGTGGTGGCCGCCCGGTCACTGCAGCGCACCGACATCGGCGTGGTGCAGGTCGGTGCCCGGGCAGACCTGGCCGTCGTCAGCGCGCCCAGCTATCTGCACATCCCCTATCGCGTCGGCGTGCCGATCGTGAAGACGCTCCAGGTCTGA